The Candidatus Dadabacteria bacterium genome segment TACCGGTGGGGAATGTGAACAGGATCATGCTGAAAGAAGGTCTTAAAAGAATGCGGAGCCCCAAGCGTCTGGGCCTGTGGGCCCTTAAAGAGGTAAGCGGCATCGGCGATGGCATAGAGGTGTTCGATCTCGGCTTTCGTCTCGGTCCCAGAATAAATGCGGCGGGGAGGCTTGATTCCGCGGACAAGGCGGTTGAGCTTCTTCTCGCCGAGAGCGAAGAGGACGCTTTCTTGCTTGCGGAATTTCTTGACAAGCGCAACTCCGAGCGTCGCGGTATTGAAGAAAGGATACTGAGCGACGCGACCCGGATGGTTGAGTCGGTTCCCGAGTACTCAAATAGCAATTCCCTTGTTCTTTCGTCTCGCGAATGGCACAGGGGAGTCGTAGGTATCGTGGCTTCTTCCCTAGCCGGATCTTGCGGAAAACCCGCTTTTCTCATCTCGGTAGACGAAAACGGCGTGGGCAGAGGAAGCGGGAGATCCTTCGGAGGAATCAACATATTTTCCGTTCTCTCAAAGTGCAGGGATCTTCTCGTTGAATTCGGCGGACACGCCTACGCGGCAGGAGTGACGATTCTTGAGGAGAAGGTCGATCTTTTCAGGGAGCGATTTTCAGAAGAACTTGAAAAAAGCGGCCAGAAACCTGAGAGCAAGCTTAATATAGACTCAGAAATAAGCCTTGCTTCCATAGATGACACCCTTGTTTCTGAGATTGAAAGCCTCTCGCCTTTCGGAGAGGGAAATCCCGAACCCCTTTTCCTCTCGAAGGCCGTTTCTGTAGTGAGTCAGAACCTGCTTAAGAACCAGCATGTCATGTTCAGAGTGAAAAAGAACGGTCCTGTGTTCAGTTGCATCTGGTTTTACGCTTCCCGAAAACGTCTTCCCGAAAAAATGGACCTGGT includes the following:
- the recJ gene encoding single-stranded-DNA-specific exonuclease RecJ, yielding MKKRKWVVAKPAKGPVERISAKLDILPITAELLVNRGINSAQDAEAFLSASLSDLPSPFLMKGMEEAVARLCRCVYEKEKIAVYGDYDVDGVTATSLLTGFLRALGCDVTYYIPDRFKEGYGVNSKALRDLKERQVNLVISVDCGITAVDEVAQARTLGMDFIVTDHHNFCGQLPEAVAVLNPRQADCRYPGKEVSGVGVAFNLALALRRTLREEGFFETVEEPNMGDFLDLVSLGTVSDRVPVGNVNRIMLKEGLKRMRSPKRLGLWALKEVSGIGDGIEVFDLGFRLGPRINAAGRLDSADKAVELLLAESEEDAFLLAEFLDKRNSERRGIEERILSDATRMVESVPEYSNSNSLVLSSREWHRGVVGIVASSLAGSCGKPAFLISVDENGVGRGSGRSFGGINIFSVLSKCRDLLVEFGGHAYAAGVTILEEKVDLFRERFSEELEKSGQKPESKLNIDSEISLASIDDTLVSEIESLSPFGEGNPEPLFLSKAVSVVSQNLLKNQHVMFRVKKNGPVFSCIWFYASRKRLPEKMDLVFSLRFNVRSGEREPRLFIKDAREVMQ